A stretch of the Thalassotalea euphylliae genome encodes the following:
- the lptB gene encoding LPS export ABC transporter ATP-binding protein has protein sequence MTQEVTLTASGLAKAYKGRQVVKNVSLSVSTGQIVGLLGPNGAGKTTSFYMIVGLVPNDSGEITLGTDDLTLLPMHERARRGIGYLPQEASIFRKLTVYQNIMAILQTRKDLTEVEREEKLELLIEEFNIGHIRDNTGMSLSGGERRRVEIARALAADPLFILLDEPFAGVDPISVGDIKKIILHLKQRGIGVLITDHNVRETLDVCEHAYIVSHGELIAEGDSEQILANQQVRDVYLGEQFTL, from the coding sequence ATGACACAAGAAGTAACACTTACCGCGTCTGGCTTAGCAAAAGCTTATAAAGGTCGACAGGTTGTTAAAAATGTCAGCTTGTCGGTCAGTACTGGACAAATTGTCGGTTTACTTGGCCCTAATGGTGCGGGTAAAACCACGTCGTTTTATATGATTGTTGGCTTAGTGCCGAACGATAGCGGTGAAATCACTTTAGGGACAGATGATTTAACTTTGTTGCCTATGCATGAGCGCGCGCGTCGCGGTATTGGCTATTTGCCGCAAGAAGCGTCTATTTTTCGCAAACTGACGGTTTATCAAAACATCATGGCGATCTTGCAAACACGCAAAGACTTAACGGAAGTTGAGCGTGAAGAAAAACTCGAATTGCTTATTGAAGAATTCAATATCGGCCATATAAGAGATAATACGGGCATGAGTTTATCGGGTGGTGAACGTCGTCGTGTTGAGATTGCCAGAGCGCTAGCGGCCGACCCATTGTTTATTTTGCTGGATGAACCTTTTGCTGGTGTAGACCCAATTTCAGTTGGTGATATTAAAAAGATTATTTTGCATTTAAAGCAGCGTGGCATTGGCGTTTTGATCACTGACCACAATGTCCGCGAAACACTTGATGTGTGTGAGCATGCATATATCGTTAGTCACGGAGAATTAATCGCTGAAGGTGATTCAGAACAAATTTTGGCGAATCAGCAAGTAAGAGATGTATACCTAGGTGAGCAATTCACGCTATAG
- the lptC gene encoding LPS export ABC transporter periplasmic protein LptC: MNRLYGLALIAFLFSLMAYGVVQWRQAQQQDADIVEAELVPDFIAEALNSDIYSESGQLSHHVNAERMEHYAELAFTHFEQPKYTVYPKNDSAPWQLEALEGTLYNNNRVVLKNRVTLMATEPDSLIKEIHCKYLELDLNTNIISSDQTILIQGKDFTMYGSGLIIDLNTKQMTLTEHVQTIYKKAAS, translated from the coding sequence ATGAATCGACTTTATGGCCTAGCGCTAATCGCTTTCTTGTTTAGCCTTATGGCCTATGGCGTTGTGCAATGGCGTCAAGCACAGCAGCAAGACGCTGACATTGTTGAAGCAGAGCTTGTCCCTGACTTTATTGCTGAAGCGCTTAATAGTGATATCTACAGTGAGAGCGGCCAATTATCGCATCATGTTAATGCCGAGCGCATGGAACACTACGCTGAGTTGGCATTTACTCACTTTGAACAGCCTAAATATACTGTATATCCGAAAAATGATTCGGCACCATGGCAACTCGAAGCACTTGAAGGCACGCTTTATAACAATAATCGCGTGGTATTAAAAAACCGTGTGACATTAATGGCGACAGAGCCAGACAGTTTGATTAAGGAAATTCACTGTAAATACTTAGAACTGGATTTGAATACCAATATTATTAGCTCTGATCAAACCATATTGATTCAGGGAAAAGACTTTACTATGTATGGTTCTGGGCTAATTATAGACTTAAACACTAAACAAATGACATTGACCGAGCATGTACAAACTATTTATAAAAAAGCTGCTAGCTAG
- the lptA gene encoding lipopolysaccharide transport periplasmic protein LptA: MYKLFIKKLLASLALASVISTPALAAKIDLEQEIHISAGRQAGDLKNKIASYLDDVVISQGSLKIKADLVQVFSQKDQDVQTYVAKGQPATFEQLLEDGSKIRLQANEIKYEPLTFTITISGNALLTQAGSEVSGEKIVYNTLTEQLEAEGGSNQSVTTILKPKAKSDK, encoded by the coding sequence ATGTACAAACTATTTATAAAAAAGCTGCTAGCTAGCCTAGCGCTCGCGAGTGTGATCAGCACTCCGGCACTTGCTGCAAAAATTGACCTTGAGCAAGAAATTCATATCTCGGCAGGGCGTCAAGCAGGTGACTTAAAAAATAAAATTGCTAGCTACTTAGATGATGTAGTGATTTCACAAGGTTCATTGAAAATTAAAGCTGACCTTGTGCAAGTTTTTAGTCAAAAAGATCAAGACGTGCAAACCTATGTTGCTAAAGGGCAACCAGCAACATTTGAACAACTGCTTGAAGATGGCAGTAAGATTCGTTTGCAAGCCAATGAAATTAAATATGAACCATTAACTTTCACTATCACCATCTCGGGCAATGCATTGCTGACGCAAGCTGGTAGTGAAGTTAGCGGTGAGAAAATCGTGTACAACACGCTAACCGAGCAATTGGAAGCAGAAGGTGGCAGTAACCAGTCGGTAACCACCATTTTAAAACCTAAAGCAAAAAGTGATAAATAG
- the kdsC gene encoding 3-deoxy-manno-octulosonate-8-phosphatase KdsC, producing the protein MTLENTMKAAQEPVSTLYGPVAKQVIASASNIQLLVCDVDGVFSDGRIYLGNQGEELKAFHTKDGYGIKALIASGVTVAIITGRNSRIVNDRMKALNVEHIIQGKEDKLPEMKALMSELSITAEQVAYIGDDMADLPCIEYAALGVAVNDAHPAVINKADYRTFTLGGFGAVRELCDLIMHSQDTLIDAKGASV; encoded by the coding sequence ATGACATTAGAAAACACTATGAAAGCAGCACAAGAACCCGTATCGACACTATACGGCCCCGTCGCCAAGCAAGTTATTGCCAGTGCCAGCAACATTCAGCTATTGGTATGTGACGTTGATGGCGTATTTTCTGATGGGCGTATTTACCTAGGTAACCAAGGTGAAGAGCTCAAAGCGTTTCATACCAAAGATGGTTATGGTATCAAGGCGTTGATTGCCTCGGGCGTAACGGTCGCCATTATTACTGGCCGAAATTCGCGAATAGTTAACGATCGCATGAAAGCGCTAAACGTTGAACATATCATTCAGGGCAAAGAAGACAAGTTACCCGAAATGAAAGCGCTAATGAGCGAACTGTCGATTACGGCTGAGCAAGTGGCGTATATCGGTGATGACATGGCCGACTTACCTTGCATTGAGTATGCGGCCTTAGGGGTTGCGGTTAATGATGCACACCCAGCTGTCATTAACAAAGCAGATTATCGCACTTTTACGCTAGGTGGCTTTGGCGCTGTGCGCGAACTTTGTGATCTTATTATGCATAGCCAAGACACATTGATAGACGCTAAAGGCGCGAGTGTATGA